The nucleotide sequence ACACCTGAAATTAGCCTGTAGTGTTAATTGAATTAACAGTTTCAAATGTAGCTGTTTTGCTCTCAGGCTGTTTTAGGACTGTTGTTCCTATGCGAGACGATGCGTATGTCTGTGTATCTTGTCTCCAATGAGTAAGGAAGCCCTTCTGTGCTCACACCTGTCACCCAAGTCGTTGTATTTTGGGGTCTTTTTTTAGCCATATTCATAACTGATCCTGCCCGTCAGGAGCACACATGAATCTGTCACTACTACAGGTTGATGCAGTCATACAGCAATTTAGTAAATCTGATTTGatgaatgttaaaaaaaaggcGTACTTGAGCAAGATAATAGATCtagttttttggggtttttttaaggTCTTGATGCTTTGTCATTCTTTTGCCATTTTCTCTTTTGTCTAATGACATTTTTTCCATCTCTGTACACATATCCCTGCATTTACGCTGGCAGCGATGCAGCACGACAAAGCAGACGgaagtcattcattttcaatgagaGGTGGCAATTTATAGCAACAGGAGGCAGAGTGAGTGTTGACGATGTAAATTGGCCAGGGCTAGCAACACAAGGTTTATGCAGAGTGTACGCAAATGAGCCATGGAGGGTTAGTGGTGCGCCCTTTCCCCCCCCCAGGCTGTGCAACATTATCCGGGGATTTCGTCTCAAGACTGTTACAGGTTTTAGCACCTAAACCTGACCTAAAAtagaacaacaacacaaaattgCAAAGAAATAATGTTTTCAGCTAATACTGTCACTTGTAGGTGGTGTTTTGCTGCATGAATACAGATATAGACATTCTTTACATACAGTACATCTAATTTGTGGTGAAAATAGACAGATATCTCATTTCTTTGGACAAACACATCTGGTGGTTAAATCTGTGATGTTTTATATGATCTGTAGTTAGCTATGTAGATTGTGTGGCCATAATACACGGCTCAGCAGGAAAACCATAACAACCAGCAATTAACATACAGTTAAAAATGATTGCCAGTGCAAATACTGATGAAATCTCCTTGAAAATTCACCACACTTTCAATGCATACATATACTGAAATGTAatgtctttcacacacacaggcctgagTGGAGAATGAGAGTGCCGTGGCTCGGCGTGACCACTTGCGCCACTATGGGCCTGGCATGATTGGTCCGGCTAGCTGGCAGCGGCGGGATTATGCTGACGTGCGTCCAGCATGACTCCGCTGGACCTGTGGCTCTCGCGCTCCATCCCCATGTGCCTCCTGCTGCAGAGCCTGGTGCTCATGGCCCTCTGCTTCCCATCGGCCAGCATGTGCCccaaagggtgtgtgtgtcagcgggCCGAGTACCCGCCCTATGGCCTCAACGTAACCTGCAGCCTGGCGGAGCTCAAGGAGATCCCATCGGACCTACCTGCAGATACGGTGCTCCTCCAACTGGATCGCAACCAAATCCATGCTGTGCCTGAGCGCGCCTTCCAGGACCTGAGGATGTTACGCAGGCTGAACCTGTCCCATAATTCAGTGGAGACGTTAGGCGAGAGTGCTTTTGTTGGCCTGGAGACCTCGCTGGAGCTTCTCGACTTGTCACACAATCGCATTGTGAGCGTGCACAAGGATGCATTCGCACGGCTGAAGGCGCGCGTACTGGTGCACGACAACCCATGGCACTGCGACTGTGCGTTGCAGCAAGCTCTCGGTGGCATGGCGCACAATCATGAAGCGGCTGCGCGCGTCCTGTGTCGCAGCTCTGAGCTGAGGGACCAGGAGGGACGTCCGTTCCTGGCAGTGGACGCTGATTTGTGCAACCTGGCCAGGCGCACCACCGACTACGCCATGCTGGTGACCATGTTCGGCTGGTTCGCCATGGTCATCTCCTATGTCGTCTACTACGTCAGGCAGAACCAGGAGGATGCACGGCGCCACCTGGAGTACCTCAAGTCTCTACCGAGCAAACCCAGGAAGCCAGACGAACCAGAGGACATCAGCACCgtgatgtgatgtcattgtTTACGCCAATAAGGCCTTGACTAAGCGGGTGGAGAAAAAAATAGGGGCGAAAATTCTGATTTCGGAGAGCAATTCAATCTTATTCAAGCTAAGACACCAACCATAGATGTAGTCTAATACTTAACATGTGTCTTCTCTTTTTCCAGTTGTGCATTACTGTTATAAAGTATTTAGGTCAGATTTGTAATACTTTTCCTAACTCTTCCTGTGTCCACAAGAGATTTTAACTTTAAAGGTGGCATTAGTATAATAATCGCTAGCTCTTTAAAAAGGAGATGGTGTAAATGTCCTGCTTCAGACATTGGAACGAGTGGTTTTATGTTCCAGCTGGTAAAATGCAATCAAAAGTACATATAATACTCTACCCATATCTATAAACAGTTGTTAAACACCTTTATGACCAGTACAGGTATTTTGGTATTCCGATCTCAGGTTTAAATGTCGAGATGACTTTTAAAACCccaaaagtgttttgttttgaattttAATAGGAAACTTATTTACGTGGCCTCTTCTAACAGATGGGTATAGATGATATTGTTCAGGATGTGGTGTTTAAAAacgcatgaaaaaaaaaacatttgattcCCTTTAAACTCCATAGACTTTATTAGCTAATTGATAATCAAAGAAGAAAGGGCACAGTGCTTCGGAAACTGAAATTTGGACGTTTCTTCCAACCTTCTGAAAAAGGTCATGTTTACGTAATCTCCATTACCTCACTGTTGTTAATCTGTGCTTGTTGAGCAGTGTAATCCTAGAGTGTCAATGTTGATTTCTTTGTGCTCCAGAGAGCCTTAGCGGTGACACagagtcaatattttttgtcttgGGTCTTCACAGGCTGGCAGCCAGGCTCATTATTGGTGTCTGTAATATCCCTCATGTATACAACAGCCATCATCAACTTCATATTAGCCATCAATATTATGAACAAAGCGGCTGGAATGAGTAATGGGTTTTTCCgtgaaatgaaatgcaaaaatgaaaCCTCCGGCTCACACACCGATTTCCATATTGCTTCCCCGTTCCGGAGGTGAGACCTGCATAGTAATTATGGGATGTCATAAGAAGAACGATGAGGGCAATGTGGTCAGTCTGTCTAACATCATCATGTGCATACAGTAATGTGAACAGCTAATTGCAGCTGTCAGTCTCCTGATGGGCCATACTCACTGCCACCTCAATGGTCCAGCAAACCAGGAAGCAACAAATGACACAGAGATAATAGGTATAGAAAGAAGGTGGTAaggatgaataataaaaaaaaaaaagaaaaactcgaTAATTCAGTTTCCTCCTCTCTACACCCTCAGAAAATAAGCGTATC is from Hemibagrus wyckioides isolate EC202008001 linkage group LG24, SWU_Hwy_1.0, whole genome shotgun sequence and encodes:
- the lrrc3b gene encoding leucine-rich repeat-containing protein 3B, with product MTPLDLWLSRSIPMCLLLQSLVLMALCFPSASMCPKGCVCQRAEYPPYGLNVTCSLAELKEIPSDLPADTVLLQLDRNQIHAVPERAFQDLRMLRRLNLSHNSVETLGESAFVGLETSLELLDLSHNRIVSVHKDAFARLKARVLVHDNPWHCDCALQQALGGMAHNHEAAARVLCRSSELRDQEGRPFLAVDADLCNLARRTTDYAMLVTMFGWFAMVISYVVYYVRQNQEDARRHLEYLKSLPSKPRKPDEPEDISTVM